The Methanohalophilus portucalensis DNA window CATATCCAGTTTGACTATATCCTTGCCAAAAACTTCCGTATCTCCTGCCATCGGGGTCGCATGGGCGGCTTCGTCATTACGTGAAAGATTGCAGGGGAAAGCGGGTTTGCCTCCAAGTTCCATTGTACGTTGTTCCACAAACTCGGCTACATCCAGCAGCTTTGCTCCTACCTTGATTTTATCCGCGGCTTCTCCCCGTACCTGTGACAGAATCTTACCGGCGGTTAGATACTTATCGAGAATCTCCTCAACTTCCTGAACTTTGTCCTGCATGCTCATCACCTGTTATGATTTTGGAGATTAATGTTATACTACAAATTCCTTTTCAAAAGTATTCAGGTTCTCATAACCATGTTCTGTTATCAGGACCAGATCTTCCAGGCGTATCCCGCCGATATGTGGGTAGTAGAGCCCCGGTTCAATGGTAATGATATTACCTGCCTGCAGGGGTATCTCCCTTAAACCGATTGACGGTGCTTCATGTACTTCCAGTCCGACACCGTGACCTGTGGAGTGGATGTATCCTTCACCTTTTTCAGCATCTGTGGAATATCCTCTTTCTTCGAACACATCACAGACCGCCTGATGCACATCATTTGCTGCAACACCGGGTTTAAGCATTCCCAGAGCCTTTTCTTGGGCTGCAAGCACGGCATCGTACATCTGCTGTAATTGTTCTGTAGTTTCTCCCCTGGTTACGGTACGTGTCATGTCACCGCAGTAGTGATGCAGTTTATGCTGCGGGAAGATGTCGATCACAATGGGCTCGTTTGCCAGCAGCTGTCCCTCGCCATGCCAGTGCGGATCGGCTGCACCTTTGCCACAGGCCACAATGGTTCCATGGGCCCGGCAATCATGATCAAGCAGGGAATGTTCAATAATCCTGCGTACCCTGGATGCTGTCAGGGGTTGACCTTCAAGGAAGAGTTTATTGTCCTCGATCTCAGCGGTTTTGATGGTTTCAATGGCTGATTGCATTGCTTCTTCGTTGGCCTGCTGGACCTGCCTGATAAGATTGACCTCTCCCTTTTCCTTGACCTCACGCAATTTTCTTAAGGGGCTCTGGATCGGATTGACGGTAAACCCCATCTCTTTGAGCACCTGGGCTGTATAAACAGGGAAATCCCGGGGTACTGCCACATGTCGCACTCCTTCCTTTTGCAGTAACTGGCCGATACATTCTCCGTAGGCTCTGCCCGGGTCGGCTGTTTCCTTGAGGCGTTTTTTGTAATCACAGAAACTCAAAGGCACGATTTCCTCTACCCTGCTTTCCTTCTGCACCCTGCCCTTTTCCATATCCGATATCAGCATCATGTCCCTGGCATTGCGGGTCTGGATGTAACAGAAAGGGTCACCTGCCAGGAATTTCGTGGCAAAATACATATCGGCATTGGAAGAATCGGCAACAAGGAGATAGGCTTCACATCGATTTTTTGCAAGGGCTGCAGTAACGTCCGGAAAATTGTTTGTCTGCTTCATGTACTGAAATTTGTACTGATGTTACATAAGGGTATCATGAAAAAAGAGAAGCTAATTTCTAAATATACTACGTTCGGCGCTTAAATGGAAAAAAGGTATATTATATTACTTGACATATATACAATATATCCATTTTATGTTATTGATAAATAATTACATTAGAAAACATTTGTGATCATTTAATCGGAGACAATTAACGTATGTCTGTGAAAGGAGAGGATAATATTATCAAATCAACACTTTTCATTCTATTTTTACTAATAACTATTATTGTTTGCATCCCCTTGCACAGGCAGCAACGACAGTAGCCGCTTCGAACAGTTATGTGAACTGAGGTGTTAGTGATGCGAAACTTAGAAAATTACAAAAACAACCGATTTAAATCGTTAATCTTCTCACTTATTCTATTTCTAATCATTACGACTGGATTAGTTACAGTAGCAGAAGCGGAAACTACCGCACAATTTGATTTTTCTGATATTTATAATGCTGACACTGTTTATGGCAATGATAAATCAGGGGCATTCGATAGTTGGGCAGCACTGATTACTGGCACTGTTGCTGAAAATAATGGAAACCCACGTGATGACGGTCTACCAGATGACGGTGTTTTTCCGTCCACCTCCACACACCCAAGGATAGAACTTGCTAAATTTCACACTGATGACGGGTTCAATGCATGGCAATCTAGCGGCACAGGTAGTGTTACTGCAAATGTCACAAATGGGCAATATAAAACAGTTCATTTAATCGCCTCGGCTGGTGGTGCTGGTACTAACAATCCAGCAAAGTTCGAAGTTGTACTTCATTATAGTGATGACACAACTGATAGGTCACAGGAATTCACTGTTCCCGATTGGTATGGAGATATAAGCGACCCTGGATACGCACTCAAAGACAATATGGACCGATGGAGTAATGGCGGTAATCTTTACGAAAACAGTGATGATCCTGCAATTTGGGGATTTGCTATGCAAGCAGATTCTACAAAAACGCTAGAATCTATTACTATTGACGTCACTGCAAATGAAGCAGGGTCATTCAATTTTTTTGGCGGGGCTGCAACTACACAGGAAACTGATGTGATTGAAAAACCAAGAATTTCTTCCTTTGAATTAACCAATCCATCAGACAAAAATTTAGCTGTAAATTTTGATAGTGACAAACAGCTCTCTGTAATTTCTGTATCTATCACAGGTGCCGAATCAGCCACGTTTACCGGAACAAACTTTACAGAAGCTGATAACGGTGATGGCACCTACACATATGAAGCAACTTATAATAGTAATAGTGATGGAGACTATACCGCGACTCTAGAAATAGCCGAAGATGCCGAAGGTAATGATGGAGCAAGTGGTGAGCAGGATAGCGTTAACATCGACACAACTCCTCCGCAAATCACTGGATTTAAAGTGTCCAATCCATCCGGGCAAAATCTTTTGTTGAATTTCACATCAAATGAAGACCTAGCAGCGATATCAGTATCTATCAGTGGAGCCGAATCAGCTACGTTTACTGGGGCATACTTTACAGAAACTGATAACGCTGATGGTACTTACACGTATGAAACAATCTATAATGGTAATAGCGATGGAGACTATACTGCAACCCTTGAAACAGCCGAAGATGCAGAAGGCAACGATGGAGCAAGTGGTGAGGAGGATATCGTTAACATCGACACAACTCCTCCTGTGATTAATGCTGTTGAATTTCCTGTAAACAGCAATACAGGCGATATTGTTGGTATTGGATTCAATGTGAATGATAACATAGGAATTACCAGTACCGATTTCAACATTTCAACTAACAATACTGCTGAACTTACAGAGAATGGTAACTGGTACAACTATACTCTTAATGTCCCTGTTGATTCAGTAGATGATATTGTTTTCAATGCCACCTTCTCTGACGGTGCAGACAATTTCAATGCAAGTAGTGACAAGACAATAAGTGTTTCTGATAATATCGATCCTGTAATTCAGGATATCGTTTATGAAGAAAATGTCAATACAGGTGATGTTGTCGCGATTGGATTCAATGTAAATGATAACATAGGAATTACCAGTACCGATTTCAACATTTCAACCAATGAAACTGCTGAACTTACAAACGATGGTAACTGGTACAACTATACTCTTAATGTCCCTGTTGATTCCGTTAATGACATTGACTTCAATGCTACTTTCTCTGACGCTGCAGGCAATTTCAATTCAACTGATGACATTTCCGTAAATGTCTCAGATAACATTGATCCTGTAATTCAGGATATCGTTTATGAAGAAAATGTCAATACAGGCGATATTGTTGGTATTGGATTCAATGTAAATGATAACATAGGAATTGCCAGTACCGATTTCAACATTTCAACTAACGAAACTGCTGAACTTACAGAGGATGGTAACTGGTACAACTATACTTTGAATGTACCTTTAGATTCAGTAGATGATATTGTNNNNNNNNNNNNNNNNNNNNNNNNNNNNNNNNNNNNNNNNNNNNNNNNNNNNNNNNNNNNNNNNNNNNNNNNNNNNNNNNNNNNNNNNNNNNNNNNNNNN harbors:
- a CDS encoding M24 family metallopeptidase, which encodes MKQTNNFPDVTAALAKNRCEAYLLVADSSNADMYFATKFLAGDPFCYIQTRNARDMMLISDMEKGRVQKESRVEEIVPLSFCDYKKRLKETADPGRAYGECIGQLLQKEGVRHVAVPRDFPVYTAQVLKEMGFTVNPIQSPLRKLREVKEKGEVNLIRQVQQANEEAMQSAIETIKTAEIEDNKLFLEGQPLTASRVRRIIEHSLLDHDCRAHGTIVACGKGAADPHWHGEGQLLANEPIVIDIFPQHKLHHYCGDMTRTVTRGETTEQLQQMYDAVLAAQEKALGMLKPGVAANDVHQAVCDVFEERGYSTDAEKGEGYIHSTGHGVGLEVHEAPSIGLREIPLQAGNIITIEPGLYYPHIGGIRLEDLVLITEHGYENLNTFEKEFVV
- a CDS encoding autotransporter outer membrane beta-barrel domain-containing protein, whose translation is MRNLENYKNNRFKSLIFSLILFLIITTGLVTVAEAETTAQFDFSDIYNADTVYGNDKSGAFDSWAALITGTVAENNGNPRDDGLPDDGVFPSTSTHPRIELAKFHTDDGFNAWQSSGTGSVTANVTNGQYKTVHLIASAGGAGTNNPAKFEVVLHYSDDTTDRSQEFTVPDWYGDISDPGYALKDNMDRWSNGGNLYENSDDPAIWGFAMQADSTKTLESITIDVTANEAGSFNFFGGAATTQETDVIEKPRISSFELTNPSDKNLAVNFDSDKQLSVISVSITGAESATFTGTNFTEADNGDGTYTYEATYNSNSDGDYTATLEIAEDAEGNDGASGEQDSVNIDTTPPQITGFKVSNPSGQNLLLNFTSNEDLAAISVSISGAESATFTGAYFTETDNADGTYTYETIYNGNSDGDYTATLETAEDAEGNDGASGEEDIVNIDTTPPVINAVEFPVNSNTGDIVGIGFNVNDNIGITSTDFNISTNNTAELTENGNWYNYTLNVPVDSVDDIVFNATFSDGADNFNASSDKTISVSDNIDPVIQDIVYEENVNTGDVVAIGFNVNDNIGITSTDFNISTNETAELTNDGNWYNYTLNVPVDSVNDIDFNATFSDAAGNFNSTDDISVNVSDNIDPVIQDIVYEENVNTGDIVGIGFNVNDNIGIASTDFNISTNETAELTEDGNWYNYTLNVPLDSVDDIV